One Caulobacter segnis genomic window carries:
- the queC gene encoding 7-cyano-7-deazaguanine synthase QueC — MSPRETNAALVLFSGGQDSSVCLAWALERYDRVETVGFDYGQRHAIEMEARQAVRREVAARFPQWADRLGEDHVLDIRSFGQVAQSALTADRAIEMTERGLPSTFVPGRNLVFLIYAAALADRRGIDALVGGMCETDFSGYPDCRRDTLDAMQNALNLGMDRNFRVETPLMWLTKAQTWALAKTLGGEELVRLIVEESHTCYQGGRGQLHPWGHGCGACPACELREKGYVEWDAAGREALPQGPASA; from the coding sequence ATGAGCCCCCGCGAGACCAATGCCGCGCTTGTTCTGTTTTCCGGCGGCCAGGACAGCAGCGTCTGCCTGGCCTGGGCCCTCGAGCGGTACGACCGCGTCGAGACGGTCGGCTTCGACTATGGCCAGCGCCACGCGATCGAGATGGAGGCCCGCCAGGCCGTGCGCCGTGAGGTCGCCGCTCGCTTCCCGCAGTGGGCCGACCGCCTGGGCGAGGACCACGTGCTGGATATCAGGAGCTTCGGCCAGGTGGCCCAGTCGGCCCTGACCGCCGACCGCGCCATCGAGATGACCGAGCGCGGCCTGCCCTCGACCTTCGTGCCCGGCCGCAACCTGGTGTTCCTGATCTACGCCGCGGCCCTGGCCGACCGGCGCGGGATCGACGCCCTGGTCGGCGGCATGTGCGAGACCGACTTCTCGGGCTATCCCGACTGTCGCCGCGACACGCTGGACGCCATGCAGAACGCCCTGAACCTGGGCATGGACCGGAACTTCCGCGTCGAGACCCCGCTGATGTGGCTGACCAAGGCGCAGACCTGGGCCCTGGCCAAGACGCTGGGCGGCGAGGAGCTGGTCCGGCTGATCGTCGAGGAAAGCCACACCTGCTACCAGGGCGGACGCGGCCAGCTGCACCCCTGGGGTCACGGCTGCGGGGCCTGCCCGGCGTGCGAACTGCGCGAGAAGGGCTATGTCGAGTGGGACGCGGCCGGGCGCGAGGCGCTGCCGCAAGGCCCGGCAAGCGCATGA